The following nucleotide sequence is from Salvia splendens isolate huo1 chromosome 2, SspV2, whole genome shotgun sequence.
GGTGTCGAGGAAGGGGGCGGAGTTCGCCTCGCAGAGCTGATTGCCCACATCGAAACTAGAGAAAAAGAGACACATTGCCCTTTTACGGTCAAGATTCCTTCTTTCATCGATGCCAGCCGTTGATTTACATTACCTTAGTCAAACTTCAACTATGCTTGGTTACTGCCCATCGTGGatttcccttctctctctccgccTTTCTATTGTTTGATGATAAAATGAGAGGGTGTGTTTCAGCTTTACCCCTTTAACATGACTGAATGGGGTTAGattattagagagagaaagtgaggaTGAGGGAGATGACCATGGATTTTTTTGCTATGCAATCTCAGTAGTTCCATCTTTCTTCTCTAGATGGGTGATATCACTTAATTGTTGGATCTAAGTTTTTCTtctcttatttcactttttttagTTCCAAATTTGGATCTTTCCTTTAAAAAACCcatctttgttttttttgatttttggatgataataaGTGGAAGgaaagaagatgaaattgaaatgtaaaaataattagggaattaattagggagtaaaaaatctgaattaaaagtttaatttgGTTAAAATCGTGATTAAatccgttgaccgttagtttttaacggaaatattgacggaggatcaaaatgatcaaatttccatatgtgcaggaccaaaaaatccaaaagataatgtttaggaccaaaaacttaaaatgactatatgttcaggaccaattttggcctttactctaaaaGTAACTCAGTAGAAGAAGGTGCGAATTATTTATCAACTATTATGGGAAATCAGACAAAATGGCGAGGTACAGAGTGATGAATATATTATTGAAGTACATTATCCAATTCTGGGTGTTTTAACAACTTTGGCAGAGGAATCTATGAAGATTCTAACCCGATCCATGCGGAAATCCGTTGTCACAAATGAATTGGAAGGCACCACATGGATTGTAGTGCCAGCCGCGGCCTCTCGCTTTATCTTATTCTCTGCTTCTTCAGAGGCAAGTCCCACGACTTCTGGCCACTCTGTTTTTCCTGGTTTATATTCAGATCCTTCTAAACCTATATCACCAACAACCACTTTTAAATACATACAAAAacctatttttataaatatacatataaatagtTGATCACCTTGATGACCCTCTTTTGGTTGGTTTTGTTTCTCAGCCATTATATTTCCAAGATTTCCCAGTATTAATTTTTgggagtagtagtagtagtagtatatatagtactactagtaaatGATGTCCACGTTTTGTATGCCGGCCAAGCATAGTTGAAAATGTCGAAATATCAATATCATGTTTCCTTAGCTTAGTCGAGAAGCTAAATAAAATTTGTCATATGTATTATTAATGCCGGCCAAGCATAGTTGAGGAATGTGGCAACTAGGTTTTACTAGCACATAATTTAATAACAAAAAACAGGCATATGCTttagtttctttatttcaaaTAACATTTACCATTATATTTTACATTCCACCTTCAATTAGAAATCATATGACCTCCATGCTTGCCTCCTTATTAGCAAACCTCAACAAATGAACCATTTCCTCCACATATTAGAGTTAGGTGTTGCTGCTTTGTCTAGGAGGGGCAAGATCATCTAAGCATCATATTATGTACAGGAGACTAAACCGCACGGCATATCCGAGTATCTATGACCGGCACCTTAGGTGAAGATTCCGACAGCTCCAGTGCTTCGCCTAGTGACATCCACCGGTTTCCCCAAGCAGTTTCTGCCCAGTGTTTCAATCTCTCCCCTTCTGCTTTTCTCGACTGTTGCACAAGAAGCGTTTCTGCATACCCACCTTCACAAATACAGACAATAACCGCATATAAATACAAGCAAAAGCTCATTAGCAAGCTAGTCATTTTAGTTATCAAGACATACCTCTGGCTAGTGCGATTATATCTTTCATGCTAATGTTTCCATCGATGCCTATCATTAAAAAGAAATACGCCTCAGTAAAAAAGCCATTTATGTTCTAAGGAAGGGGAGATTTGTCAAGATATATAGCAATTTCTTACCATGAACCTCTAAAGATGGCACTTTAAGCAGCTCGATTGCTCTTCTGAAAAGACCCTATCAACCataagaaatgagtaacgcaGCAGAATGTTTTAATAGAATATACATACAAAAACATGTGGAGAATGACTGAAGAACTTTCTACTAGAAACTGAGGGAAGCTACGATATAAACAGATACTGATTCATGTACATGGAATGTGAACGAACATAACTGATATATCTGACATTTTATCCTAGTTTTGCAGCAAAACAAATTCCTTACCTCTTGAATTAGAAGGGAGCTCGAGCGCTCCGCCATGGCTTTTAGCCGATACATGAGAGCAATGCAGGTCAGAACGACACCAACTTTTGGATGTTGAGGGCCTGCATATATCAGCAATGGCACTATAATGGAAATGTAATTCAATTACGTTCGTGCTCTGATCAGGTTTACCATTAAAGCAACATACCAAAGTGCTCTTCCACTTGATTCATTGCTGTGGTCAGTATCTCCTCTGCATCACTAAAATTCCTAGAGAAGAAAAACCACATGTTAAGACGTGAGGACCATGGTAAAAGAGGAAGTTGATCGCAGACTATAATAATCTAGAGACTAATTACCCCACATGGGCCTCGAGCTGCCCTAAAGAACAACCAGCGGCAATTGCAACTTCCCGTGGTGTCATGTTACAAGCTCCAAGGTTGTTAGGATCACCAAAATCCTTGATGTCGGACATTGCCTGAATTACTCTCTGGTACAACTCCTTAGCAGTGGAAAATTTACGCGTTCCATGAAGGAACTCGCCATAAGACAGGGCAGCATTGGCTACAAACACAATATTGATGAATAGAAATGCATATTCTTTCAAGAAATATATATTTCTCATAAAGTATAAACCTTACCACTCAACAATCCCTCTCTCGGTATTCCCTCAAATACTGACTGTGCTGCAGACAAGGATTGGAATTCAGTCACTTTGAACAAAAGACAAACATACAATACAAAGGACCTGACAAATCGACCATACGCACCAGATTCAGTGTCACCGCATATGAGCTCGATGAGACCTTTCAGAGCTTTGATTCGGGCTTCTAGAACCTCAAAGCCACCCCCATCACCTAATCCATGTCTAATTGATCCTAGGATTTGCAATGCCAAATCTGCAACAGCTGATGCTGCATCCTCCTAATGAGTTTTTAACAGACATCAGGGTATCCCACCTTCAAATCTACATACAACATTATACTTGAAAAGGAGCTATTCTCATTATTGTTACGACTTACTCGATATATTTGTAGATAAATTCCCACCAGAGCTTCAGAAGCAGCAACTGCACAAGCCCAACACAAATTTCACCATTGAATGTAATAGACACAAAATAGAAGTATATTAAGTAATTTTATCACCTTTGATATCAAGAGAAGACAAGCTTAAATCTTGAAGTTTTCCTAATCCCTCAATTGCTGTCTCATGGAACCCTCTAAATCGATTTAATTGCAGAATAAAATAGGGaagtaaaagaaaacaaaaaaaaaagaaaaaggaaaaaataaaatcaaaagtaCCTCTCAAACATTAAGGTAGAACGAGCAAGCTCAACCAAACCCTTGGAATTCTCATCTGGTTGAGTTGATTCGCACTGTTCCAACACCAACAATCCTTGCGCGTAAGATTCTTCTGAAATTGCAATACCAAAAACCTCATTTTTTCCTGATACCTTAAAcctcaaaattaaaaattaaaaattaaaacttgaaGAGAGAAGAAACAAGTGGTGGCACCTGTTTTGTTCTGGCGAGCAAGAGAGGTGGCGTATTTGATCATTTCAACTGCAACTGGGTTCGGCGTGCTAGTGGCTGAAAATTGTCTGAGCGGCGGCGCCACCACTTTTGGAGATGGCGGAAGCGGTGGTTTAGCCGCAAAAAGGGACCCTATTCCATTTCTGACGACCCTCGAAACTTTAGCTGTGAGCCTCATCGAAATTTTTAGTCTTAATTTATCCTCTCCTACTGTTCTCTGCTTTGGATCAAGGAAAGGAGAAAGCAGAATTGCTGctcttttttcttgattttcttgCTATTGTTCCAAACTCTGGGCAATCTTGGCACTATGAGATTTGATGGGCCTGTATTGGGCCAATTGGGCTTTAAACATGAAAATTGCTGCTTAAATAACGTAGAATAGGCTAATTTTCACTCGACAAAAGCTAATGGAGATGGAGAtgcatttattttctttcactCGACAAACATTGACTATGTATAAACAAATTTTAGCTATAACATCAGTTGAACACTTAATCTTTAGCCTTTTCATCAGTCATAAATAGTTTAAGAGCGTAgaaagttcagaatcaagttctCAAATATCgttatagtataattttattattgaattatttataaatGACTCAATCATTTCTCGTTTTCAGTCGATTCCTAAGTAAGAAAAAAGCTATTATTAAggaaaaattaaacaaatactaCTCAAGACGCATAAAAATATACACGATCAATCAACCCATAAACGAAAACTAAAGCATTGGAATAAACAAAGATCAAAGGTGAATGATCTAATCAATTAGTTTAAACTAATGTTAAGGGCACCACATAAAATCTAGCCAGACATGATGAACGCAAAGAGTGAAGAAAGAGAGCCATTATGGTGGTTTTCAGTTGCAGATGCAAATACTTTCAACTCCAACggttggggatgctcttagtttCCACACATGAAATAATCAAATTAGCCACAAAACTCAGAGTATTTTGTTCGGCCTCACCAAATTTTAAACATAAAAGGTGATAGaatcatttaaaaatcaattGATGATAGAGGAAGCGTTCCATTATACTATTAATGTGATTTAAGGCCTCTCTTTGCACCGAtgtgatatattattatatttatttattttgccaacACCATTCCTTAAACCCACCAAGATagactctttttttttatcaggTTGCACTAGCCCTCTATCACACTTTTAAAGCCCAATTATAAGGGTGAATCATTTTTTAGTTCCAGTCTAGATATACCAATGTGTCAGTTAATTTAGCCCACAATTGGCGATCCACTCTAATAGCATGATAGAAATTCATAGAATTACACCCTAAAACTAATTGATAATAAAAGAAGCAACATTTATATAGTAGTTTTAGTTATTTCTTTACtgaattttgtttcattttgcCAACAGATTAACAATAAGGCAATCTTATATTCGCAGAAATATACTATAAAGTGAAAAAGACTAGTTTTGTTTATGTTTCAAAATCTGTGAAAAAAGGGCAAAATATTGTGTGTCACATATGCATGAAAGAACCATAACCCAATTCATTGTTTACCTGAACGTGAGTACAAGGTATACACTTGCACACTAATAGTTATATTCACTGTTACATGCTAAAGTTAAAGACATGATTAAGTCTATAACATCATCAAAGTGGAAGAAATCCTCAGCTAGAAGCAATGCATATATGCTCTCTGTTTgatacaaaaagaaaaagtgtGGGAAAAAGAGGGAAATAAAGAAATGCAAATTGAAGTTGAGGCAGTAGCCTCTAGTAGAGCTCCTCTCTGCTTTAAATTCAGCCACCATCCCTCAAACCACAAATCACAAGTTTCAGTTCAACATTGCAGATTGATTTTACAAAAATGCTGCCTACTAACCAATATGCATTCTTCATTGCTATCACCATACTCCTCTCTCTCACTAGAACAAGTAAACATTTATGATTTAGCTttgctttttttcctttttagcaCAATGCAATCTGTTGTCAAAATCCTGATATCAATTATTTATGTTTCAGATGGCAGTGGTTATCAGCTGATCGTCGTAAACAACTGCAACGAGAGCATATGGCCCGGAATCCAGGCTGGTGCAGGGCAGCGGACCCTCAATGACGGTGGCTTCCTCCTCAGAAGCGGGGGGGAGGTGGCCATCGACGTCCCTGAGAAGTGGTCGGGCCGGCTATGGGGAAGGCAGCTCTGCAATTTCGATTCCGATGGGAAGGGCTCGTGCGCCACGGGCGACTGCGCCGGACAACTCCACTGCCAAGGGCTTGGCGGATCACCCCCGTCCACGGTGGTGGAGATGACATTAGGCTCGTCCACCTCGCCACTCCACTTCTACGACGTGAGCCTGGTGGACGGCTTCAACCTGCCCGTCTCGATGAAGCCCGTCGGGGGCGGGGTGGGGTGCGGGGTGGCGTCGTGCGAGGTCGATCTGAACGTGTGCTGCCCCTCGGCGTTGGAGGTTAGAGTGGGAGGGCAGGTGGTGGGGTGCAAGAGTGCTTGCTTAGCAATGCAATCACCAAAATACTGCTGCACAGGGCAGTATGCAGATCCCAAAACATGCAAACCTACAGTTTTTGCAAATTTGTTCAAGGCCATTTGTCCCAAGGCGTATAGCTATGCCTTTGATGATTCTTCAAGCCTCAACAAATGCAGAGCAAAGAGATATGTTATCACTTTCTGCCCTCCGCAATGAGAGTGGCCTCGCCCTACACAATCTTGTTTAGTTACGAGGTTTTCCTTCTGTCTAACTAGCTACTCCAGCATTAGGCAGGAGCTGCTGTAGAGGCTTATAAATTCAATAGCGTTTCCTTTGTAACAATTCTAGCATGTCGAGTATTTATACTCGATTTCAAGCTCATATCAAATGACACTACCTGATCCAACCGATCAATGCAACTAATCAAACTGTCTAACACGAGACTTGGTGACGTAATAACAGAATGAAAACATTCAATATAAAACAAACTTGAACACAGTAAACCAAACAATGAAAAGGTTGGATTTTTCGAATATAGGAAAAGTATAAATATAGCACAAGATCTTAACTAAGCCACATACAATGATTCTGGTGCATAACTGCGTTAAACAAACTGACCTAAGCTGAGGCTCCAGGACCTAATAACAAAGGCGCTTCCTTCTTCTCGTTCTCTGGTTTTGGGTCGGGAATTCTGTCTGCAGCCAAAGCTCTAAGAGGAGGCTGGAAATACTGGCTCGCTACATCTGGAGGAGGAGCGTCTTCTCCGGGGAGGGATAGAAGGCCCTGCTCAAAGAGAGGCGATGGTTCATTGTGACAGGCTTTCCAAAGAGAGTCAACGAGCTCCCTTTCCTCTTTCGCAGCTCCTAGATCTTCAACAGACATCTCACTAATTCCTTTGATCCTGTCTTGTAGAATCTGCTTCAGTTTATCATCATCTTCACCCGAGGTAACAGGCTTCTCCGATCTGTCCCGAGCTAGAACAAGGAGGCTCCTTAGTGCTGCTTCACGTACATCAGAATCCTCACTTGATGCAAGGTGCATCATTATGCGAGGAAATCCAAGCTCGGATATAACACCAATGTCTGAACGATTCTCGCTAAGGAGATACTGGATCAAGTTAAGGGCTTTCCTGCATATGATGCATTTTTGCATTGATAATTACACAAAACATAATCATCCTCAACTTTAGACTAAACCAGTAATCAACATTATAAGCTAAGCATAGATGTCTAGCTAAGTATAATAAGACATATACCTTTGAAATCTCACACTCTCAGAGCTCAAAGCATCTCTTAGTGCCGTGTAACCATTAGCCAACCGAAACGCAGCAATTCCAGACTTGTTATGCCTAATCAGAGCTGCAAAgtgaaaattgaataaaataaaggaTCAAGAATCTGTTCATCCATTGATTAAATTAATGCACATTTCACAAACAAAGTGATCCTTACAAGAGATTGCACCAAGCGCTTTGGTACGAACTCCAACATCCGGATCAGAGGTAAAGTTTGTCAACAATGGCTCCATGCCATTAGCTTCCATGACCAGCTCTTGACTCCTGGGATTGTTTTGTACAACGGTGCTAACAACATCGGCTGCTTTCGCCCTAATGTTAGGGTGCGAGCTCCTGAGGTAGCCGAGGAGAGGCGCAAGACCACCAATGGAATGAAGATCTAGCAAAGCACAGAAACATAATAAATCCACCATCTCTCTGCATCAAAGAATCCTCAATTCAGATCATAACTAAGAGCTAACCGTAAGCATTGTCGATCGATTCCACATGTTCTTGTAGCTCATCCAACATATCTACACAAGTAGCATAATTGAAAAAACCTCAGAAACCAACCACATACATATATAAGATAAGATGATGAAATTATCATTAGAAACTATGAAGACCTTCAATATCCTGAGGAGTCACCCCTTGAGACTCCAACACCTGCTCTGGGGTCTTCATAACAAGTGTTATCTCCTTCATTCGCTTTATAACATCAATTGTCTGCCCTTGCATCGCCTCCATAAACCATTTTCTATCCTCCTCACTAAGCCCAGCATGAAAAATATATACTCTAATTAATTCATGTCGAAACACACAAGTGAAATTCCAGAAACGGCTAAAAAAACTGGTAAAATTAACTTCCAACACATTTAATTTAAGCAAACTATAATTTGAAAAAAGAACACTTTTTAAAAGAATTGGGGAAATAAGAGAATACCTCAAATTGCGAGAAGTGTTAGTACCGTCGGCGTGGGAAAGACTCCACTTAAGCAGTCCTTCCCAATTAGGGCCTTCTCTAGACATGTTTTTTGCTTCTTCTTTTCTAACAAACAATAAACTAGAATGATTAACGAGGGAATGAAATACTATACTAGTGCGGCAATATCAGGTTTCGAAGACAAATATTTCAGATATCAGATAATTAAACGAGGGAGATCGATGAAATTATGTTCCCTTGGAAGAATTTGTGAAGGGTTCTGGAATGATCGAGATTGATCTAGAATCTACAACATAGGTTTAGTCGACAACGGATTCGAGCTAGGCCCAAAACCTACAGGCTACAGCTTAATGGGCTTATTTATTCATTTGGATTCTTTCTAATTTATGTTAACAAGAAATAGTTATACTATATCTTTTCAATTTCACCTTGATCACTAAAATTAGTTACTACTTTTATAAATAGAAAACAATAAACTACATAAATGATCTCTAAAATTTTCGTTTTACATGGCAATAGTTattagattttaaaaatattctgATAAGTCGCTGGACTAAGGTGTAATCACGCTCATAatacattttctttatttatccTAAATTTCCACCGAAAAcatggatggcgtttttgaaCTTTCATAAAAATGGGATATTTAGATAATGAGTAATATGATTCTTTCTCTCTAGTATTTGGTAtgatattttcatatagtttaaatgtctgaaatgatatttttcacttcactttttcaatcattttatgtcaaatcttctttctttcttgacACTAAAAAGTGGCATAACCAGAAATCCTATGAAGATGTAACGTCA
It contains:
- the LOC121764157 gene encoding subtilisin inhibitor CLSI-I-like, yielding MAEKQNQPKEGHQGLEGSEYKPGKTEWPEVVGLASEEAENKIKREAAAGTTIHVVPSNSFVTTDFRMDRVRIFIDSSAKVVKTPRIG
- the LOC121764148 gene encoding uncharacterized protein LOC121764148; this encodes MRLTAKVSRVVRNGIGSLFAAKPPLPPSPKVVAPPLRQFSATSTPNPVAVEMIKYATSLARQNKTEESYAQGLLVLEQCESTQPDENSKGLVELARSTLMFERGFHETAIEGLGKLQDLSLSSLDIKVAASEALVGIYLQIYREDAASAVADLALQILGSIRHGLGDGGGFEVLEARIKALKGLIELICGDTESAQSVFEGIPREGLLSANAALSYGEFLHGTRKFSTAKELYQRVIQAMSDIKDFGDPNNLGACNMTPREVAIAAGCSLGQLEAHVGNFSDAEEILTTAMNQVEEHFGPQHPKVGVVLTCIALMYRLKAMAERSSSLLIQEGLFRRAIELLKVPSLEVHGIDGNISMKDIIALARGGYAETLLVQQSRKAEGERLKHWAETAWGNRWMSLGEALELSESSPKVPVIDTRICRAV
- the LOC121792132 gene encoding hsp70 nucleotide exchange factor FES1-like isoform X1, encoding MSREGPNWEGLLKWSLSHADGTNTSRNLRVYIFHAGLSEEDRKWFMEAMQGQTIDVIKRMKEITLVMKTPEQVLESQGVTPQDIEDMLDELQEHVESIDNAYDLHSIGGLAPLLGYLRSSHPNIRAKAADVVSTVVQNNPRSQELVMEANGMEPLLTNFTSDPDVGVRTKALGAISSLIRHNKSGIAAFRLANGYTALRDALSSESVRFQRKALNLIQYLLSENRSDIGVISELGFPRIMMHLASSEDSDVREAALRSLLVLARDRSEKPVTSGEDDDKLKQILQDRIKGISEMSVEDLGAAKEERELVDSLWKACHNEPSPLFEQGLLSLPGEDAPPPDVASQYFQPPLRALAADRIPDPKPENEKKEAPLLLGPGASA
- the LOC121792133 gene encoding thaumatin-like protein, which gives rise to MLPTNQYAFFIAITILLSLTRTNGSGYQLIVVNNCNESIWPGIQAGAGQRTLNDGGFLLRSGGEVAIDVPEKWSGRLWGRQLCNFDSDGKGSCATGDCAGQLHCQGLGGSPPSTVVEMTLGSSTSPLHFYDVSLVDGFNLPVSMKPVGGGVGCGVASCEVDLNVCCPSALEVRVGGQVVGCKSACLAMQSPKYCCTGQYADPKTCKPTVFANLFKAICPKAYSYAFDDSSSLNKCRAKRYVITFCPPQ
- the LOC121792132 gene encoding hsp70 nucleotide exchange factor FES1-like isoform X2, translating into MSREGPNWEGLLKWSLSHADGTNTSRNLSEEDRKWFMEAMQGQTIDVIKRMKEITLVMKTPEQVLESQGVTPQDIEDMLDELQEHVESIDNAYDLHSIGGLAPLLGYLRSSHPNIRAKAADVVSTVVQNNPRSQELVMEANGMEPLLTNFTSDPDVGVRTKALGAISSLIRHNKSGIAAFRLANGYTALRDALSSESVRFQRKALNLIQYLLSENRSDIGVISELGFPRIMMHLASSEDSDVREAALRSLLVLARDRSEKPVTSGEDDDKLKQILQDRIKGISEMSVEDLGAAKEERELVDSLWKACHNEPSPLFEQGLLSLPGEDAPPPDVASQYFQPPLRALAADRIPDPKPENEKKEAPLLLGPGASA